One window of Quercus robur chromosome 12, dhQueRobu3.1, whole genome shotgun sequence genomic DNA carries:
- the LOC126708880 gene encoding probable cinnamyl alcohol dehydrogenase 1, whose amino-acid sequence MKAEAKSLDFIIDTAAGDHPFDPYMSLLKTGGVLALVGFPSEVKFHPASLNIGMKTVSGSITGGTKLTREMIDFCAAHKVYPNIEIIPIHYANEALERLIKRDVRYRFVIDIENSLK is encoded by the exons ATGAAG GCCGAGGCTAAGTCATTAGACTTTATAATTGACACAGCAGCCGGTGATCACCCATTTGATCCATACATGTCACTGTTGAAAACTGGTGGCGTTCTAGCCCTAGTGGGATTCCCAAGTGAAGTCAAATTCCATCCTGCAAGCCTTAACATAG GAATGAAAACCGTTTCTGGTAGCATTACAGGTGGTACAAAGTTGACACGAGAAATGATAGACTTCTGTGCTGCTCATAAAGTTTACCCAAACATAGAAATAATTCCAATTCACTATGCAAATGAAGCTCTTGAGAGGCTAATAAAAAGAGATGTGAGGTATCGGTTTGTGATCGATATTGAGAACTCCCTGAAATGA
- the LOC126708877 gene encoding probable cinnamyl alcohol dehydrogenase 1, with product MSSLIANEDCLGWAARDVSGVLSPYNFNRRAVRSDDVSIKITHCGVCYADVAWTRNEFGDSKYPLVPGHEIVGIVQEVGSNVNRFKVGDHVGVGTYVNSCRDCDYCNDEEEVNCVKGAVLTFNGVDDDGTITKGGYSSYIVVHDRYCFRIPDDYPLASAAPLLCAGITVYSPMIRHKMNQPGKSLGVIGLGGLGHMAVKFGKAFGLNVTVLSTSISKKEEALTLLGADKFVVSSDQEQMKAEAKSLDFIIDTAAGDHPFDPYMSLLKTGGVLVLVAFPSEVKFHPASLNIGMKTVSGSLTGGTKLIREMIDFCSAHKIYPNIEVIPIHYANEALERLIKRDVRYRFVIDIENSLK from the exons ATGAGCTCCTTGATTGCAAATGAAGATTGCCTTGGATGGGCAGCAAGAGATGTATCTGGCGTTTTATCACCTTACAACTTCAACCgcag GGCCGTAAGGAGTGATGatgtttcaataaaaattacacACTGTGGAGTTTGTTATGCTGATGTAGCTTGGACCAGGAATGAATTTGGGGATTCAAAGTATCCTTTGGTGCCTGG ACATGAGATTGTTGGCATTGTGCAAGAGGTCGGTTCTAATGTTAACCGCTTCAAAGTTGGTGACCACGTTGGAGTAGGAACTTATGTCAATTCATGTAGAGATTGTGACTATTGTAACGATGAAGAAGAAGTTAATTGTGTAAAAGGAGCAGTTTTAACCTTTAATGGGGTGGATGATGATGGTACTATTACAAAAGGAGGATATTCCAGCTATATTGTTGTCCATGATAG GTACTGCTTCAGGATACCTGATGACTATCCATTGGCTTCAGCAGCTCCTTTGCTTTGTGCTGGAATCACCGTGTACAGTCCCATGATACGCCACAAGATGAACCAACCTGGTAAATCTCTGGGAGTGATTGGACTTGGAGGTCTTGGTCACATGGCAGTGAAGTTTGGGAAGGCGTTTGGGTTGAATGTGACTGTTCTCAGCACTAGCATATCCAAGAAAGAGGAAGCTCTAACTTTGCTTGGTGCAGACAAATTTGTGGTCTCATCTGACCAAGAGCAGATGAAG GCCGAGGCTAAGTCATTAGACTTTATAATTGACACTGCAGCTGGTGATCACCCATTTGATCCATACATGTCACTGTTGAAAACTGGTGGTGTTCTGGTCCTAGTGGCATTCCCAAGTGAAGTCAAATTCCATCCTGCAAGCCTTAACATAG GAATGAAAACCGTTTCTGGTAGCCTTACAGGTGGTACAAAGTTGATACGAGAAATGATAGACTTCTGTAGTGCTCATAAAATTTACCCAAACATAGAAGTAATTCCAATTCACTATGCAAATGAAGCTCTTGAGAGGCTAATAAAGAGAGACGTGAGGTATCGGTTTGTGATCGATATTGAGAACTCCCTGAAATGA